Proteins encoded in a region of the Desulfovibrio litoralis DSM 11393 genome:
- a CDS encoding virion core protein, T7 gp14 family: MCSIPIAGLIITLASTAVSTASSIQQGKEQSKAAEAQARYGAEVASQEAATKEQLAKNEISKGIADRERHLRNAGRLQGEATSMLASNGFELDSGSTASMLAESASEAAYDANIITANAENAAWSHRVGATQAQNAQSSYLAQANNSKFNSGNAWLNGGASMLGAIGSGMAMYSQAKPTSTPAGSSYYDGMQDAIYATNPYFSKSTKW, from the coding sequence ATGTGTAGTATTCCAATCGCAGGGTTAATTATAACTCTCGCATCTACAGCAGTAAGTACAGCCTCATCTATTCAACAAGGCAAAGAACAATCCAAAGCCGCCGAAGCTCAAGCGAGATATGGGGCAGAAGTAGCATCACAAGAAGCAGCAACAAAAGAACAATTAGCCAAAAACGAAATATCAAAAGGCATCGCAGATCGTGAACGACATTTAAGAAATGCCGGACGATTACAGGGTGAAGCTACCTCTATGCTTGCCTCTAACGGGTTTGAGTTAGATAGCGGATCAACCGCTTCAATGCTCGCTGAAAGTGCGTCAGAAGCGGCGTATGATGCAAATATTATCACAGCTAACGCAGAAAATGCGGCGTGGTCGCACAGAGTAGGAGCAACGCAAGCACAAAACGCACAAAGCTCTTATTTAGCCCAAGCAAATAATTCTAAGTTCAATAGTGGTAACGCATGGCTTAATGGCGGGGCTTCTATGTTGGGGGCGATTGGAAGCGGAATGGCTATGTATAGTCAGGCGAAACCGACAAGTACGCCAGCAGGAAGCTCTTATTATGATGGAATGCAAGATGCTATTTATGCGACAAACCCTTATTTTTCCAAAAGTACAAAATGGTAA